A genomic region of Mus musculus strain C57BL/6J chromosome 7, GRCm38.p6 C57BL/6J contains the following coding sequences:
- the Olfr631 gene encoding olfactory receptor 631 isoform X1 yields the protein MVLSNITHFSPMFYLSGFPGLEAFEHWIFIPFFLMYLVAISGNCLILIIIKTNPRLHTPMYYLLSLLALTDLGLSVSTLPTMVGIFWFNYHGIYFGACQIQMFCIHSFSFMESAVLLVMSFDRFVAICHPLRYSSIITVQRVMRAGLCVILRGPVALIPIVLLLKDFPYCGPLVLSHSFCLHQEVIHLACVDTTFNNLYGLSLVVFTVMLDLVLIALSYGFILYTVAGLASQEEQIRAFQTCTSHLCAVLVFFVPMMGLSLVHRFGKHAPPAVHLLMANIYLFVPPMLNPVIYSIKTKEIRKAIIRFLGFRKVNSESWG from the coding sequence ATGGTCCTATCCAACATTACTCATTTTAGCCCTATGTTCTACCTCAGTGGCTTTCCTGGTTTGGAAGCCTTTGAACACTGGATCTTCATCCCCTTTTTCTTGATGTACCTGGTGGCCATTTCAGGCAATTGTCTCATTCTGATAATTATTAAGACCAACCCTCGtctgcacacacccatgtactaTCTACTTTCCTTGCTGGCCCTCACTGACCTGGGGCTGTCAGTGTCTACCTTGCCCACCATGGTGGGTATTTTTTGGTTCAATTACCATGGCATTTATTTTGGAGCCTGCCAAATCCAGATGTTCTGCATCCACTCTTTTTCCTTCATGGAGTCTGCAGTGCTCCTCGTCATGTCCTTTGATCGTTTTGTGGCCATCTGCCACCCACTGAGGTACTCCTCCATTATTACCGTTCAGAGGGTAATGAGGGCAGGCCTATGTGTCATCCTCAGGGGGCCTGTAGCCCTTATCCCAATTGTGCTCCTCCTGAAGGATTTTCCCTACTGTGGACCTCTTGTCCTCTCCCACTCATTTTGTCTACACCAGGAAGTGATACACCTGGCATGTGTAGACACCACCTTCAACAACCTATATGGACTGTCACTGGTGGTGTTCACCGTGATGCTAGACCTCGTGCTCATTGCGCTGTCCTATGGATTCATCCTATACACGGTGGCTGGTCTGGCTTCCCAAGAGGAGCAGATCCGAGCCTTCCAAACATGTACTTCACATCTCTGTGCTGTGCTTGTGTTCTTTGTGCCCATGATGGGACTGTCCCTGGTACACCGCTTTGGGAAACATGCTCCACCTGCTGTGCATCTTCTCATGGCCAACATCTACCTCTTTGTACCACCCATGCTTAACCCAGTCATATATAGTATTAAGACAAAGGAAATCCGAAAAGCAATCATCAGGTTCCTAGGTTTTAGAAAGGTCAATTCTGAATCCTGGGGATAA
- the Olfr632 gene encoding olfactory receptor 632 has product MKVSIPPRANFSYAIFLLTGFPGLEWAHHWISLPIFMGYFVAIMGNATILHLVRTDPSLHQPMYYFLAILAVTDLGLCMSTLPSVLGVLWFDARMVGLVPCVLQQHFLHSFSFMESAVLFAMALDRLIAIRFPLRYASVLTGPRVALIGTVLGMRSAAITAAPSLHLLTFDYCHPGALSHAYCLHQDMIRLACSDTRFNRLYGLCIIMLAMGSDVLFILLSYAVILRTVLAIASAGERLKALNTCVSHILAVLCFYVPVLGLSIVHRFGQHTSPLVHILMGTVSVLFPPVMNPVIYSIKTQQIRRAIVKVISLGKIQ; this is encoded by the coding sequence ATGAAGGTGTCTATTCCACCACGTGCCAACTTCAGCTACGCTATATTTTTGCTCACCGGCTTCCCAGGTCTGGAATGGGCTCATCATTGGATTTCACTGCCCATATTTATGGGGTATTTTGTAGCCATCATGGGTAATGCCACTATCTTGCATCTGGTTCGAACTGACCCTTCCCTCCACCAGCCCATGTACTACTTCCTGGCCATCTTGGCCGTGACAGACCTGGGCTTATGCATGTCAACGCTGCCTTCTGTGCTGGGGGTGTTATGGTTTGATGCCCGGATGGTGGGTCTGGTGCCCTGTGTGCTCCAGCAGCACttcctccactctttctccttCATGGAATCAGCAGTGCTATTTGCTATGGCTCTGGACCGTCTGATAGCAATCCGATTCCCGCTGCGCTATGCATCTGTGCTCACTGGGCCCCGTGTGGCATTGATAGGCACGGTGCTGGGTATGCGGAGTGCAGCTATTACAGCCGCACCCTCACTACATCTACTGACATTTGACTACTGTCACCCTGGTGCTCTCTCCCATGCCTATTGTCTTCATCAGGACATGATCCGTCTGGCCTGTTCTGACACCCGCTTCAACAGACTCTATGGACTGTGCATCATCATGCTAGCCATGGGTTCAGATGTCCTCTTCATCCTGCTCTCCTACGCTGTCATCCTCCGCACAGTGCTGGCCATTGCCTCTGCAGGGGAGAGGCTCAAGGCCCTCAACACGTGCGTCTCCCACATCCTGGCTGTACTCTGTTTTTATGTTCCTGTTCTGGGCCTGTCCATTGTGCACAGATTTGGACAGCACACCTCACCCCTGGTGCACATCCTAATGGGCACAGTGTCTGTGCTTTTTCCACCCGTGATGAACCCTGTTATCTACAGCATCAAGACCCAACAGATCCGCAGGGCCATTGTCAAGGTGATTTCACTGGGTAAGATTCAGTAA
- the Olfr633 gene encoding olfactory receptor 633, protein MFNSSQFTPKYFLLTGFPGLEAWYPWLIFPFCFTYTIGIMGNTLILAVIRKNSSLHQPMFLFLAMLAFSELGVSASTLPTVLSIFLLGANKICFEACLLQMFSIHSFSIMESGVLLAMSVDRFVAIYNPLRYTAILTLPRIAGTSLTLGLKSLLLMFPLPFLLKRLPFCGHNVLSHSYCLHSDLIQLPCGDTRPNSILGLCIVTSTFGLDSLLIVVSYVLILYTVLNITSGEGRRKALNTCVSHMCAVLVYYVPMISVALVHRFMKHAVPAVRLLLANIYLLVPPMLNPIIYSAKNRQIRQGLIQLFLQRKY, encoded by the coding sequence ATGTTCAACAGCAGTCAATTCACCCCAAAATACTTCCTGCTGACCGGTTTCCCTGGTCTGGAAGCATGGTACCCTTGGCTGATCTTCCCATTCTGTTTCACATATACTATAGGCATCATGGGCAATACCCTCATTCTGGCTGTGATCAGAAAAAACAGTTCTCTGCACCAGCCGATGTTCTTGTTCCTGGCCATGCTGGCCTTCTCCGAGCTTGGTGTCTCTGCTTCGACCCTGCCCACTGTGCTCAGCATCTTTCTGCTCGGTGCCAATAAAATCTGCTTTGAAGCCTGCCTTTTGCAGATGTTCTCCATACATTCattttccatcatggagtcaggaGTTCTTCTAGCCATGTCTGTGGATCGCTTTGTCGCCATCTACAACCCACTCCGATACACCGCCATCCTGACTCTGCCCCGCATTGCTGGTACCAGTCTTACACTTGGATTGAAGAGTCTGTTGCTCATGTTCCCCTTGCCTTTTCTCCTAAAGCGTCTGCCTTTCTGTGGTCACAATGTGCTTTCCCATTCCTACTGTCTGCACTCAGATCTAATCCAACTTCCCTGTGGGGACACTCGTCCCAACAGCATTCTGGGGCTCTGCATCGTAACTTCCACTTTTGGGCTGGACTCTCTGCTCATTGTTGTCTCTTATGTGTTGATCCTGTACACGGTACTAAACATTACCTCTGGGGAGGGGCGGAGGAAAGCTCTCAATACCTGTGTGTCACATATGTGTGCAGTTCTTGTGTACTATGTGCCTATGATCAGCGTGGCTCTGGTGCATCGATTCATGAAGCATGCTGTACCTGCTGTTCGCCTTCTCCTGGCCAACATCTATCTTCTGGTACCACCGATGCTCAATCCCATCATCTACAGTGCTAAGAACAGGCAGATTCGCCAGGGGTTAATACAACTCtttcttcaaagaaaatattaa